A stretch of the Leptolyngbya sp. FACHB-261 genome encodes the following:
- a CDS encoding right-handed parallel beta-helix repeat-containing protein codes for MKRQWTTTGFVAATVLLIQQSIGLAASTATVPHQSLHLRVVVNSNQDGPVQPNEGLTLREAIEVVNGTLSIDQLSNFEKAQVELLSAESRSRLEFNLPTTQTTIHLVKELPALASPGLIVDGTTQPGYANTVAIPELATPAPVVAITPAEQAEVFRGLTVVADGITIRGLSLYGFTARHRSTEVTPPADIFISHQLPPPDTSQQQPPGADFPFRGRDIAPKDVVVENNWLGVSPDGRSPSVPSAFGVSIFNSSGTTIQRNQIANHTGSGIITSVQAENLQISNNVIANNGLAGMPDAIRLEGNIRNTQITSNLIQNNSGSAIFLFKPEGSVQIRDNTITFNGRRLNRAAIYLMGNEHEVLNNRISDQIGPGIVAAAYPQTHGNRIQGNQFSRLSGLSIDLVSQYSASSRDYQQGDGPNPLTSSYQQRRQTANLGIEPPQFISPEFFLSQQDDSLALRGSASPGSQVEIYRVGEGGAQGPLTQPLATAEVSDKGEFAITLTMLKAGDRISATATAPRLGTSEPAPNAVVRSLGVN; via the coding sequence ATGAAGAGACAATGGACAACAACAGGTTTCGTAGCTGCAACCGTTCTTCTAATTCAGCAGTCAATAGGACTAGCTGCCTCTACAGCAACTGTCCCGCACCAATCTTTGCATCTACGAGTAGTTGTCAACAGCAATCAAGATGGCCCTGTACAGCCGAATGAGGGGCTGACGCTGCGTGAGGCAATTGAGGTTGTAAACGGTACATTGTCCATTGACCAACTCAGTAACTTTGAAAAAGCCCAAGTCGAGCTGCTCAGTGCTGAGTCCCGATCACGGTTGGAATTTAACTTACCTACAACACAAACCACTATCCACCTGGTTAAGGAACTGCCTGCCCTAGCGAGTCCAGGTTTAATAGTCGATGGCACAACGCAGCCAGGTTATGCCAATACAGTTGCAATCCCAGAGCTTGCAACTCCAGCCCCTGTCGTGGCAATTACACCTGCTGAACAGGCAGAAGTGTTCCGAGGCCTCACTGTTGTTGCAGATGGCATAACTATTCGCGGTTTGAGTCTCTATGGTTTCACCGCAAGGCACCGCTCAACTGAAGTCACACCACCAGCCGACATCTTCATCTCCCATCAGCTGCCACCACCTGACACTAGTCAACAGCAGCCTCCAGGCGCTGATTTTCCGTTCCGTGGTCGCGACATTGCGCCAAAAGACGTTGTGGTTGAGAACAATTGGTTAGGCGTCAGTCCTGATGGCCGTTCCCCTTCTGTGCCCTCTGCTTTCGGCGTTTCGATTTTTAATAGTTCAGGAACAACCATCCAACGCAACCAGATTGCTAACCATACTGGCAGTGGCATTATCACTTCAGTTCAGGCAGAAAATCTCCAGATCTCAAACAATGTCATTGCTAACAATGGTCTTGCTGGAATGCCTGATGCCATTCGTTTAGAGGGAAATATCCGTAATACTCAGATCACGTCTAATTTGATCCAGAACAACAGTGGCAGTGCTATTTTCCTGTTTAAACCAGAAGGATCAGTTCAAATTCGAGACAATACAATTACCTTTAATGGACGACGTTTGAATCGGGCAGCGATTTATTTAATGGGCAACGAGCATGAGGTGCTCAACAACCGTATCTCTGATCAAATAGGACCTGGCATCGTTGCTGCTGCCTACCCTCAAACTCATGGCAACCGCATACAGGGAAACCAATTCTCTCGCCTCTCAGGGCTCAGCATTGATCTCGTTTCTCAATATAGTGCTAGCTCTCGGGATTATCAGCAAGGAGATGGCCCCAATCCATTGACTAGTAGCTATCAGCAACGTCGTCAGACAGCAAATCTTGGTATTGAACCGCCACAGTTTATTAGCCCAGAGTTTTTTCTGAGCCAGCAGGATGACAGTCTCGCGTTAAGAGGTTCTGCAAGTCCAGGCTCACAGGTTGAAATTTATCGGGTTGGTGAGGGTGGCGCTCAAGGACCTTTGACTCAACCGCTTGCCACCGCGGAGGTGAGTGATAAAGGAGAATTCGCTATTACGCTGACAATGCTTAAGGCAGGGGACAGAATTAGCGCAACGGCGACTGCTCCTAGGCTGGGGACCTCGGAACCTGCCCCCAACGCTGTTGTACGGTCACTAGGCGTAAACTAG
- a CDS encoding alpha-amylase family glycosyl hydrolase: MSGSVEFKLFAPRNQQATVIGTFSGWQPIPMSKAQDGYFRTQVQLDDGIYQYQFRVQSKSWFLEPDQWVDVNDPYATEIDHDTQRSVARVKEGHRVIDTYVWQHDDKPLPSNAELVIYEMHIADFSGGEADGQPRGQFKHAIEKLDYLQELGVNGIELMPVTEYTGDYRWGYLVRYFFAPESSYGPPEDLKQFIDECHARGMRVFLDGIYNHSDEESPLIFIDRDYWYYHGHHYPEDPANYWGPEFNYEYHDETLSIKPAWKFIGDVVRFWIEEYHVDGIRYDAVRQLGNYDFLHWIGQEAKNAASGKPFYNIAEHIPEDICITCCAEGPMDGCWHESFRIFTIDHIAGGKFDLDKLKEALDARRQGYGSLTNVVNYLASHDREHTLRELGEHGIFDEAAFQRAKLGAVLLLTSMGVPMIWMGDEFGEYKRKTETTTEPNKIQWPLLDQEPNRDLFKYYQRLIELRKHHPALQTENIEFFHEDLETKVLGYIRWDEQGSSVVVVANFSDQALEDYQLSDLPAVNHWQEYLEKQTVELRDNCLTLSLKPYSARVLVSQ; this comes from the coding sequence ATGTCCGGGTCAGTCGAGTTTAAATTATTTGCTCCCCGTAATCAACAAGCTACCGTTATTGGAACCTTCTCTGGCTGGCAACCAATTCCAATGAGCAAAGCCCAAGATGGCTACTTTCGAACTCAGGTTCAGCTTGACGATGGCATTTATCAATACCAATTCCGTGTACAAAGCAAAAGCTGGTTCTTGGAACCGGATCAATGGGTCGATGTTAACGATCCCTATGCTACCGAGATTGACCATGACACTCAGCGTTCTGTGGCTCGTGTTAAAGAAGGGCATCGAGTCATTGATACCTATGTCTGGCAACACGATGACAAACCCTTACCCAGTAATGCTGAACTAGTTATCTATGAAATGCATATTGCTGATTTCTCGGGTGGTGAAGCTGATGGGCAACCACGAGGTCAGTTCAAGCATGCTATTGAGAAATTAGATTACTTACAAGAATTAGGGGTCAACGGCATTGAACTCATGCCGGTTACCGAGTACACAGGCGACTACCGTTGGGGTTACTTGGTACGCTACTTTTTTGCGCCTGAATCCAGCTATGGTCCTCCGGAAGACTTAAAGCAGTTTATTGATGAATGCCATGCTCGGGGAATGCGCGTCTTTCTTGACGGCATTTACAATCACTCAGATGAAGAAAGCCCATTAATATTCATTGATCGTGACTACTGGTATTATCACGGGCATCATTATCCGGAAGATCCGGCTAACTATTGGGGCCCTGAATTCAACTATGAATACCATGATGAAACTCTGAGCATCAAACCAGCCTGGAAGTTTATTGGCGATGTTGTTCGCTTCTGGATTGAGGAGTATCACGTTGACGGCATTCGTTACGATGCCGTGCGGCAGTTAGGCAACTACGATTTCTTGCATTGGATTGGCCAGGAAGCCAAAAATGCAGCTTCCGGCAAGCCGTTCTACAATATCGCCGAGCATATTCCTGAAGATATCTGCATTACCTGCTGTGCGGAAGGGCCAATGGACGGCTGCTGGCATGAGAGTTTCCGTATCTTTACTATTGACCACATTGCTGGAGGCAAGTTCGACCTAGATAAGCTCAAGGAAGCGTTGGATGCGAGAAGGCAAGGTTACGGTAGTCTGACCAATGTAGTCAATTACCTGGCCAGTCACGATCGCGAGCACACTTTGAGAGAATTGGGTGAGCATGGCATCTTCGATGAAGCAGCTTTTCAGCGAGCTAAGCTAGGCGCGGTACTGTTGCTGACCTCGATGGGCGTGCCCATGATTTGGATGGGAGATGAGTTCGGCGAGTATAAGCGCAAGACTGAAACCACAACTGAGCCGAACAAAATACAATGGCCTCTACTGGATCAAGAACCCAACCGTGATTTGTTCAAGTACTATCAACGCTTGATCGAGTTACGCAAACACCATCCAGCCTTACAAACTGAAAACATTGAATTCTTCCACGAAGATCTCGAAACTAAGGTACTAGGCTATATTCGCTGGGATGAACAAGGTTCAAGTGTAGTAGTAGTAGCTAATTTTAGTGATCAAGCTCTTGAGGACTATCAGCTTTCTGATCTTCCTGCCGTCAACCATTGGCAGGAATACTTGGAAAAGCAAACCGTTGAGCTGAGAGACAACTGCTTGACCCTCAGCCTAAAGCCTTATTCAGCTAGAGTTTTGGTTAGCCAATAA
- a CDS encoding cyanophycinase encodes MDNQNQGQLVIIGGAEDKEGECTILREFLRRAGGTQARIVIMTVATELPQEVGDKYTRIFERFGAEEVRVVDTADRKDASAPSYLEAIEKATGVFFTGGNQARITETLKDTELDALLHKRYAEGLVVGGTSAGAAMMPDMMIVEGEPGTNPRVEVAKMDRGMGFLPGVVIDQHFAQRGRLGRLLSAVSQQPVVLGFGIDENTAIIVKGNEVEVVGAGAVTVVDVADIMHTNVDESLKDEALALCGVKLHILPHGYHFDLSKRVALV; translated from the coding sequence GTGGACAACCAAAATCAGGGACAACTGGTTATTATTGGTGGGGCAGAAGATAAGGAAGGCGAGTGCACTATCTTAAGAGAGTTTCTGAGGCGTGCTGGTGGTACACAAGCTCGAATTGTGATCATGACAGTGGCAACAGAACTCCCACAAGAAGTTGGTGATAAATACACTCGAATATTCGAGCGATTTGGAGCGGAGGAAGTCCGAGTAGTAGATACGGCTGATCGCAAAGATGCTAGTGCCCCTAGCTACTTAGAAGCAATTGAAAAAGCTACCGGTGTGTTTTTTACAGGGGGAAATCAAGCCCGGATTACAGAGACCTTGAAAGATACTGAACTCGATGCTTTACTCCACAAACGCTACGCCGAAGGTTTGGTAGTGGGAGGAACCAGTGCAGGGGCAGCGATGATGCCAGACATGATGATTGTTGAGGGCGAACCTGGCACGAATCCCCGAGTTGAAGTCGCAAAAATGGACCGAGGCATGGGTTTCTTACCTGGCGTCGTCATTGATCAACATTTTGCTCAACGGGGACGACTAGGGCGTTTATTGTCTGCTGTGTCTCAGCAGCCTGTTGTCCTCGGTTTTGGCATTGATGAGAACACAGCAATCATTGTCAAGGGGAATGAAGTTGAGGTAGTTGGAGCAGGGGCTGTAACGGTTGTGGACGTTGCAGACATTATGCACACCAACGTGGACGAATCGTTGAAAGATGAAGCTTTAGCCCTATGTGGAGTAAAGCTACATATCCTTCCCCACGGTTACCACTTTGACTTGAGTAAGCGAGTCGCGCTTGTCTAG
- a CDS encoding DUF4327 family protein encodes MRRENSGEPRPVVSPSLYSLAVIQEEVYQLVREGIVNRHQPIYVLSQYISKQDWIWIERELEARSFVLKDHISELLSNEVWEND; translated from the coding sequence ATGAGAAGAGAAAATTCTGGTGAGCCTAGACCTGTAGTTTCGCCTAGCCTTTACTCTCTAGCTGTGATTCAAGAGGAAGTGTATCAGCTTGTACGAGAGGGGATTGTTAACCGACATCAGCCGATCTACGTCCTCTCTCAGTACATTTCAAAACAGGATTGGATCTGGATCGAGCGTGAGCTAGAGGCACGAAGCTTTGTGCTAAAAGACCATATTAGTGAGCTTCTAAGTAATGAAGTCTGGGAGAATGACTAA
- a CDS encoding peptidase E: MSLEPSGLLETYLLAQTNKANPKVCFVPTASGESQEYIDRFYTSFSQLSCTASHLSLFKLPTADLRSFILEKDLIYVGGGNTKSLLALWREWHLDSILREAWEAGVVLAGWSAGSICWFEQGVTDSIPERLSVLRCLGFLKGSNCPHYDAEPERRPSYQKFLREDSISEGYAADNEAVLHFVGEKLVRVISSLPQAKAYRLEKMGETVQETQLESVYLGFLQKSS; the protein is encoded by the coding sequence GTGTCTCTGGAGCCCAGTGGCCTCTTGGAGACCTACCTGCTCGCACAAACGAACAAGGCAAATCCCAAAGTTTGTTTTGTGCCTACAGCAAGTGGAGAGTCCCAGGAATACATCGACCGCTTTTATACGTCATTTTCGCAGCTGTCCTGCACGGCCTCTCACCTGTCGTTGTTTAAGCTACCAACCGCTGATCTCAGATCTTTCATTCTTGAAAAAGACCTAATTTATGTGGGAGGGGGAAACACTAAAAGTCTGCTGGCTCTCTGGAGAGAGTGGCACCTAGATAGCATTCTCCGAGAAGCTTGGGAGGCAGGCGTGGTTCTTGCTGGTTGGAGTGCAGGCTCCATTTGCTGGTTCGAGCAGGGCGTTACAGACTCCATTCCTGAGCGTCTAAGTGTACTGCGGTGTTTAGGCTTTCTGAAGGGTAGTAATTGCCCTCACTATGATGCAGAGCCAGAAAGAAGGCCCTCCTATCAGAAATTCTTGAGGGAGGATTCCATCAGCGAGGGATATGCTGCGGATAATGAGGCCGTTCTACATTTTGTGGGAGAAAAGTTGGTAAGAGTTATAAGTTCTCTCCCTCAAGCGAAGGCTTACAGACTTGAAAAGATGGGTGAGACTGTCCAGGAGACTCAGCTGGAGTCTGTCTACTTAGGATTTCTTCAGAAAAGCTCTTAA